The Manihot esculenta cultivar AM560-2 chromosome 11, M.esculenta_v8, whole genome shotgun sequence genome includes a region encoding these proteins:
- the LOC110626647 gene encoding factor of DNA methylation 1 isoform X2 → MDHSSEEESDISDSEISDYKDKPYEELKTGKYKVKVNGTLRCPFCSGKKKQDYKFKDLLQHASGVAKGSANRRGKQKANHLALAMYLETDLANEADQIQRPVVPQPVNQTPEQVDVFVWPWMGIIVNIVTNPKDDNALYESGYWLKKFSQYQPLEVYTFWSEQEQTGQAVVKFNNDWNGFVHATEFEKSFETSHHGKKDWEAQKTHPGSSIYGWCARADDHDSEGPIGEYLRREGKLRTISGIVQETTESRNTVVAHLADKIDQTNENLGELQYKYNEKTLSLSRMLEEKDKLHYAFLEESRKMQRHARDNLHRILEEAENLNNEIETKKRKLDSWSKELNKREALTERERQKLDEEKKMNDVRNNSLHLASMEQKKADENVLRLVEEQKREKEECLNKILVLEKQLDAKQKLEMEIEELKGKLQVMKHLGDDNDGAVQEKMKEMNDELEQKVEDLGDVESLNQTLIVKERQSNDELQEARKELIQGLKDTLSSVRTNIGIKRMGEIDERAFLQTCPQRFPKEEAQVQATTLCSLWQENLKNPDWHPFKIITSIEGNHQCRK, encoded by the exons ATGGATCACAGTTCTGAAGAAGAATCTGACATCAGTGACTCAGAGATCAGTGACTACAAGGACAAGCCATATGAAGAGTTAAAGACTGGAAAATACAAAGTAAAGGTAAATGGCACCTTAAGATGTCCATTTTGTTCGGGGAAAAAGAAGCAGGATTACAAGTTCAAGGATTTGCTTCAACATGCATCAGGTGTGGCTAAGGGTTCTGCCAACAGGAGGGGAAAACAAAAGGCTAACCACCTTGCCCTAGCAATGTATTTGGAAACTGACCTAGCAAATGAAGCAGATCAAATTCAACGTCCAGTTGTGCCACAACCTGTCAATCAAACACCAGAGCAAGTTGATGTTTTTGTATGGCCTTGGATGGGAATAATAGTTAATATTGTGACTAATCCAAAGGATGATAATGCATTATATGAGAGTGGATATTGGTTGAAAAAGTTTTCTCAATATCAACCTTTGGAAGTTTATACTTTCTGGAGTGAACAAGAGCAAACTGGACAGGCTGTGGTGAAATTTAACAATGATTGGAATGGCTTTGTGCACGCAACTGAATTTGAAAAATCATTTGAAACTTCCCATCATGGTAAAAAGGATTGGGAAGCACAAAAGACACATCCTGGGTCAAGTATATATGGCTGGTGTGCTCGTGCTGATGATCATGATTCTGAGGGACCAATAGGAGAGTATCTTCGGAGGGAAGGGAAGCTTAGAACAATTTCGGGTATTGTCCAAGAAACAACTGAAAGCAGAAATACCGTTGTGGCACACCTGGCTGACAAAATTGATCAAACAAATGAAAATTTGGGTGAACTCCAGTACAAATACAATGAGAAGACCTTGTCCTTAAGTCGGATGCTTGAAGAGAAAGACAAACTACACTATGCTTTCCTTGAAG AATCAAGGAAGATGCAGCGGCATGCACGTGATAATCTTCACAGAATCTTGGAAGAGGCTGAAAATTTGAATAACGAAATAGAGACTAAGAAGAGGAAACTTGATTCCTGGAGCAAAGAATTGAACAAACGTGAAGCACTAACTGAGCGTGAGAGACAAAAACTTGATGAAGAGAAGAAAATG AATGATGTGAGAAACAATTCACTTCATTTGGCATCCATGGAGCAGAAAAAGGCTGATGAGAATGTCTTAAGGCTGGTTGAAGAGCAAAAG AGGGAGAAAGAAGAGTGTCTAAATAAGATACTTGTGTTGGAAAAGCAGTTAGATGCCAAACAAAAGTTGGAAATGGAAATTGAAGAGTTAAAAGGAAAACTTCAGGTGATGAAGCATCTTGGTGATGACAATGATGGTGCTGTTCAAGAGAAGATGAAGGAAATGAATGATGAGTTGGAGCAGAAAGTAGAGGACTTGGGTGATGTGGAATCTCTGAATCAAACTCTTATTGTGAAAGAGCGCCAAAGCAATGATGAGCTTCAAGAAGCACGTAAAGAATTAATTCAG GGTTTGAAAGATACATTGTCCTCAGTTAGGACTAATATTGGAATAAAGAGAATGGGAGAAATTGATGAAAGGGCGTTCCTTCAAACATGCCCGCAAAGATTTCCAAAAGAGGAAGCTCAGGTTCAGGCCACTACTCTATGCAGCTTGTGGCAGGAGAATTTAAAGAATCCTGACTGGCATCCATTTAAAATCATCACCAGTATTGAAGGGAATCATCAG TGCAGGAAATAA
- the LOC110626647 gene encoding factor of DNA methylation 1 isoform X1 has protein sequence MDHSSEEESDISDSEISDYKDKPYEELKTGKYKVKVNGTLRCPFCSGKKKQDYKFKDLLQHASGVAKGSANRRGKQKANHLALAMYLETDLANEADQIQRPVVPQPVNQTPEQVDVFVWPWMGIIVNIVTNPKDDNALYESGYWLKKFSQYQPLEVYTFWSEQEQTGQAVVKFNNDWNGFVHATEFEKSFETSHHGKKDWEAQKTHPGSSIYGWCARADDHDSEGPIGEYLRREGKLRTISGIVQETTESRNTVVAHLADKIDQTNENLGELQYKYNEKTLSLSRMLEEKDKLHYAFLEESRKMQRHARDNLHRILEEAENLNNEIETKKRKLDSWSKELNKREALTERERQKLDEEKKMNDVRNNSLHLASMEQKKADENVLRLVEEQKREKEECLNKILVLEKQLDAKQKLEMEIEELKGKLQVMKHLGDDNDGAVQEKMKEMNDELEQKVEDLGDVESLNQTLIVKERQSNDELQEARKELIQGLKDTLSSVRTNIGIKRMGEIDERAFLQTCPQRFPKEEAQVQATTLCSLWQENLKNPDWHPFKIITSIEGNHQEIINEEDEKLQNLKEEWGNEIYMAVITALKELNEYNPSGRYVVPELWNFKDGRKATLKEVIAFIVKNIKSPKRKR, from the exons ATGGATCACAGTTCTGAAGAAGAATCTGACATCAGTGACTCAGAGATCAGTGACTACAAGGACAAGCCATATGAAGAGTTAAAGACTGGAAAATACAAAGTAAAGGTAAATGGCACCTTAAGATGTCCATTTTGTTCGGGGAAAAAGAAGCAGGATTACAAGTTCAAGGATTTGCTTCAACATGCATCAGGTGTGGCTAAGGGTTCTGCCAACAGGAGGGGAAAACAAAAGGCTAACCACCTTGCCCTAGCAATGTATTTGGAAACTGACCTAGCAAATGAAGCAGATCAAATTCAACGTCCAGTTGTGCCACAACCTGTCAATCAAACACCAGAGCAAGTTGATGTTTTTGTATGGCCTTGGATGGGAATAATAGTTAATATTGTGACTAATCCAAAGGATGATAATGCATTATATGAGAGTGGATATTGGTTGAAAAAGTTTTCTCAATATCAACCTTTGGAAGTTTATACTTTCTGGAGTGAACAAGAGCAAACTGGACAGGCTGTGGTGAAATTTAACAATGATTGGAATGGCTTTGTGCACGCAACTGAATTTGAAAAATCATTTGAAACTTCCCATCATGGTAAAAAGGATTGGGAAGCACAAAAGACACATCCTGGGTCAAGTATATATGGCTGGTGTGCTCGTGCTGATGATCATGATTCTGAGGGACCAATAGGAGAGTATCTTCGGAGGGAAGGGAAGCTTAGAACAATTTCGGGTATTGTCCAAGAAACAACTGAAAGCAGAAATACCGTTGTGGCACACCTGGCTGACAAAATTGATCAAACAAATGAAAATTTGGGTGAACTCCAGTACAAATACAATGAGAAGACCTTGTCCTTAAGTCGGATGCTTGAAGAGAAAGACAAACTACACTATGCTTTCCTTGAAG AATCAAGGAAGATGCAGCGGCATGCACGTGATAATCTTCACAGAATCTTGGAAGAGGCTGAAAATTTGAATAACGAAATAGAGACTAAGAAGAGGAAACTTGATTCCTGGAGCAAAGAATTGAACAAACGTGAAGCACTAACTGAGCGTGAGAGACAAAAACTTGATGAAGAGAAGAAAATG AATGATGTGAGAAACAATTCACTTCATTTGGCATCCATGGAGCAGAAAAAGGCTGATGAGAATGTCTTAAGGCTGGTTGAAGAGCAAAAG AGGGAGAAAGAAGAGTGTCTAAATAAGATACTTGTGTTGGAAAAGCAGTTAGATGCCAAACAAAAGTTGGAAATGGAAATTGAAGAGTTAAAAGGAAAACTTCAGGTGATGAAGCATCTTGGTGATGACAATGATGGTGCTGTTCAAGAGAAGATGAAGGAAATGAATGATGAGTTGGAGCAGAAAGTAGAGGACTTGGGTGATGTGGAATCTCTGAATCAAACTCTTATTGTGAAAGAGCGCCAAAGCAATGATGAGCTTCAAGAAGCACGTAAAGAATTAATTCAG GGTTTGAAAGATACATTGTCCTCAGTTAGGACTAATATTGGAATAAAGAGAATGGGAGAAATTGATGAAAGGGCGTTCCTTCAAACATGCCCGCAAAGATTTCCAAAAGAGGAAGCTCAGGTTCAGGCCACTACTCTATGCAGCTTGTGGCAGGAGAATTTAAAGAATCCTGACTGGCATCCATTTAAAATCATCACCAGTATTGAAGGGAATCATCAG GAAATAATAAATGAAGAAGATGAGAAGCTGCAAAATCTCAAGGAGGAGTGGGGAAATGAGATATACATGGCAGTTATTACTGCTTTGAAAGAGTTAAATGAGTATAATCCGAGTGGGAGATATGTAGTTCCTGAGCTTTGGAACTTCAAAGATGGAAGGAAAGCCACGCTGAAGGAGGTGATTGCTTTTATTGTGAAGAATATTAAGAGCCCCAAGCGCAAGAGATGA
- the LOC110626371 gene encoding probable CCR4-associated factor 1 homolog 7 isoform X1, which yields MSLLLKGDSIQIREVWNDNLEEEFALIREIVDDYPYIAMDTEFPGIVLRPVGNFRNSNEYHYQTLKDNVDLLKLIQLGLTFSDDQGNLPTCGTDKYCIWQFNFREFNVNEDVFANDSIELLRQSGIDFKKNNEEGVDAMQFSELLMSSGIVLNDSVHWVTFHSGYDFGYLLKLLTCQNLPDTQVGFFNLINMYFPTLYDIKHLMRFSNSLHGGLNKLAELLEVERVGICHQAGSDSLLTACTFRKLKETFFSGSLEKYTGVLYGLGVENE from the coding sequence ATGTCGCTGTTGCTAAAAGGCGATTCTATCCAGATTCGCGAGGTGTGGAATGACAATCTTGAAGAAGAATTTGCACTTATCCGTGAAATTGTTGACGACTATCCATATATAGCGATGGACACGGAATTCCCAGGCATTGTGTTGCGCCCTGTGGGCAATTTCAGGAACAGCAATGAGTATCATTATCAAACTTTGAAGGATAATGTCGATTTGTTGAAGTTAATTCAATTGGGTCTTACATTTTCAGACGATCAAGGGAATTTACCCACATGTGGAACCGACAAATATTGCATTTGGCAGTTCAATTTTCGAGAATTCAATGTGAACGAGGATGTTTTTGCAAATGATTCAATCGAACTTTTGCGCCAAAGTGGGATTGATTTTAAGAAGAATAATGAGGAGGGTGTTGATGCGATGCAATTTTCTGAGCTCTTGATGTCATCAGGGATTGTGTTGAATGATAGTGTGCACTGGGTGACTTTCCATAGTGGCTATGATTTTGGCTACTTGCTTAAGCTCTTGACATGCCAGAATTTGCCCGACACGCAAGTGGGATTCTTTAACTTGATCAACATGTACTTCCCAACCTTATATGATATCAAGCATTTGATGAGGTTTAGCAATAGCCTTCATGGAGGGTTGAACAAGCTCGCAGAGTTGTTAGAAGTGGAGAGAGTTGGGATATGCCATCAAGCAGGTTCAGATAGTTTGCTCACAGCTTGTACATTCAGGAAATTAAAGGAGACTTTCTTTAGCGGCTCCTTGGAAAAGTACACAGGAGTGTTGTATGGTTTAGGTGTTGAGAATGAATAG
- the LOC110626371 gene encoding probable CCR4-associated factor 1 homolog 7 isoform X2, with the protein MDTEFPGIVLRPVGNFRNSNEYHYQTLKDNVDLLKLIQLGLTFSDDQGNLPTCGTDKYCIWQFNFREFNVNEDVFANDSIELLRQSGIDFKKNNEEGVDAMQFSELLMSSGIVLNDSVHWVTFHSGYDFGYLLKLLTCQNLPDTQVGFFNLINMYFPTLYDIKHLMRFSNSLHGGLNKLAELLEVERVGICHQAGSDSLLTACTFRKLKETFFSGSLEKYTGVLYGLGVENE; encoded by the coding sequence ATGGACACGGAATTCCCAGGCATTGTGTTGCGCCCTGTGGGCAATTTCAGGAACAGCAATGAGTATCATTATCAAACTTTGAAGGATAATGTCGATTTGTTGAAGTTAATTCAATTGGGTCTTACATTTTCAGACGATCAAGGGAATTTACCCACATGTGGAACCGACAAATATTGCATTTGGCAGTTCAATTTTCGAGAATTCAATGTGAACGAGGATGTTTTTGCAAATGATTCAATCGAACTTTTGCGCCAAAGTGGGATTGATTTTAAGAAGAATAATGAGGAGGGTGTTGATGCGATGCAATTTTCTGAGCTCTTGATGTCATCAGGGATTGTGTTGAATGATAGTGTGCACTGGGTGACTTTCCATAGTGGCTATGATTTTGGCTACTTGCTTAAGCTCTTGACATGCCAGAATTTGCCCGACACGCAAGTGGGATTCTTTAACTTGATCAACATGTACTTCCCAACCTTATATGATATCAAGCATTTGATGAGGTTTAGCAATAGCCTTCATGGAGGGTTGAACAAGCTCGCAGAGTTGTTAGAAGTGGAGAGAGTTGGGATATGCCATCAAGCAGGTTCAGATAGTTTGCTCACAGCTTGTACATTCAGGAAATTAAAGGAGACTTTCTTTAGCGGCTCCTTGGAAAAGTACACAGGAGTGTTGTATGGTTTAGGTGTTGAGAATGAATAG
- the LOC110625974 gene encoding uncharacterized protein LOC110625974, whose translation MSTIFSNDEDPWLAPDKLYHILFCLFLTVFFSKLASFTRYSFIRRHSIRLGSALSLAAGALKEAADQFGFFPSAGASAKDAAADVLGVLIAAFALSMRKTPDGSDLGQGHARRILPV comes from the coding sequence ATGTCCACAATATTCAGCAACGATGAAGATCCGTGGCTGGCTCCGGATAAGCTTTATCATATTCTCTTTTGTCTCTTCTTAACCGTTTTCTTCTCCAAACTAGCTTCCTTCACTCGTTACTCTTTTATCCGTCGCCATTCTATCCGCTTAGGTTCTGCACTCTCACTTGCTGCTGGAGCTTTGAAGGAAGCAGCTGATCAATTTGGTTTTTTTCCTTCGGCTGGTGCCTCAGCCAAAGATGCAGCTGCTGATGTTTTAGGTGTGTTGATAGCTGCATTTGCACTATCGATGAGAAAAACCCCTGATGGATCTGACTTGGGCCAGGGTCATGCCCGAAGGATTTTGCCAGTTTGA